Within the Apostichopus japonicus isolate 1M-3 chromosome 6, ASM3797524v1, whole genome shotgun sequence genome, the region gagaaactgacctTATGACTGACCTCAGTGTTAGACTAAGTTGTCCAGCCACattaattgatgagcctcagatgtttaaagggtcattacTCAAACATTGAGAGTGGTAGAGAAATAAAACTCGACAGAGATTTGTAAACAGTCTATGACATCATTTAAAGACcaattttgtttcttaagtCACCCTTCAAACTACTACCTTACCAATCAAAATATATGATGGCTTGTGGTCAAAAACAAACTTGTTGCCAAACTGAAGCATGTATAAAAGACAGAAGTCAGACAGTCATAAGGCAGAGGAAGTTGCCAAATATACCATCTGACATTTAATCAGTGGTTAAAAATATGTAACCTGGCTGAAGTATTTCATGAAGGTCAACTCCCCTTCAAAATGAAGATCGGTGTATGGAGGGGAAATGATCTAACACTGAAAGGATATATGACAGCAAggaatggggggtgggggaggcacttgtgtaatttgaagaaaaaatatccTTATTTTCTAACAGAAAAAAACTATGTCAGACGATTTATTTTTTCTAGCAACTTTTCCAACTTGCCTCAGTTTTCAGGTAATATTCCACACAGAGGATAAATTATTGATTCAGTAATCAAAGAATTATGCCACAAAGTGTAAATATCGGAGGATATCTCCATGTTGTAGTAGTTAATAGATGCATTATAGATGCAGAAGTTAGGATAATCCAGAATAGCTTGATTTCATTTACCAATTCCATAAAACTGTTTCAGGCTACATTGGTTCTAATAgcatatttattgaaattatcGTTCGAATTTGCAATCTAATTTACATAATTCACAGCCAAAGCTCACCTCTGGGAATAATTTACTCCCTTTTCACCACTGCATCTTCTGCCAATGGATGTCAATATTATTGGGGTCATcaaaccaaaatattttcaagcCATCAATttgttgtgatatttttttttagtttagaaaacaatttttgtaaagtttttaAAAATCTGTCAACATTTACAAATACTGTGTTCTCTTTGCCTTAACGAGGCATGAAAGGAACACTTAATTAAGGATCAGCCATATGATTAtaattgttcttttgttttggttttttttgttACATTGAAAAGTACCCAACTATCTGTGAATATTACTGGGCAAagttttaagggttttgtctgGTCGTTCCCAGACAACCGGGCCTTACATTTTCGTtgtccaaacagcaaatttggaaTTCCGCAAAAATGTAGCAAAGTTACATGaccaatatgtatgtatactgtaggaaagatgtgtaggtttggtcgTCTGAACGGATTGTGGTCATCTAGTACATGACCAGAATGTTATTCAAACTTTGCCCTGATATTACATGGTTTGTTGAGAATGACAAATACCTTACAACCCAACTCCACATGCAGTGTTAAAGAAGAATGATAGGCCTATAAACTGTACCTAACCAAATGAGATCTCAGGACATTGGATCCTTGCTTTGatttacaatatattttcaaacttattcaGTTCTATTTAAAGGTTATCAAGAACGCCCAGCTCCCAAATTTAAACGTTGTTGTTTTCTGTAAAATCCTTTaagttatattttattcatgactggtttatatttaaaatttatcaCATCTAGATACGAACCTGATATCATTCAGTATAGTTTTCATCCCCCATTTACCCTCAATTTTAGCCTTCACCTGGTAACGGATTTCGTGACAAGATACGATGGTACCTGGACCCCCAGTCTCCGCCATTGAAAAACTTCCGTTTCCATGTTGAGAGTTTTCGCCCGTCTTCTGAAGAATTGGAgatgatttaaataaatttgaatttgataatCTGCACTTAAATGTATTGAATTTTTTACATCAAAATTTGCTGTAAACATTCAGTGGCTTGGGACAGGCTTTAAGAACAATAACTGAATGCAATTGATGACATTTTACTTGAATTGACAAGCATTTTATAACCTGCCACAAGTTTGAGATTGtgcaagggggagggggaaggggagagggaggagCTAGGGGTCAGACCAATGTCCATTGTTCAGAGGTGCTGCAATTTGTCACCTGTTGTAGCATCTGTGAAAATCGTTGCTCTGTAATAAATATACCGACCAATGCCCACCTTAACCTCCCCCTCCCTGGGGTCAACATTGAGTCCAATACTTGTGTGAAATGTGGACCAATGGTCTGTTGATTCACTGTGGCAGAATATTAAACAAAGTCCCTGTACCTGCAACAGCATCTGTTAAGTATAAACTTTGTTTTGTGAACTCAAGAAATGCCAACTGATTCACTTGAAATCTTATTGTAAGCGAGGCCGATGTTACATTATCATTCAACAGGTCATGATAGATGAAATGCACACAATACTGATGAAAGTTCGGAAGTCTTTACTTCTAGAATAGTAATTGAGATAAGTTTGACTGCAATGTTGGTGTATATATTAAGCAAGGCTACATAGTACTTCATTCCTGAGTtacatttcattaaaattaaaattatcagTCCGAAAATGGGCTAGGACTTTTTGTCTTGACAGTCATAATGTTTATGTAGCTTGTACGATTCAATATCCTGGACTCAACATAAATACAATGTACCAGTTTCATGTGGCTGGGACCCTGTTTAATATAAGAACTTCTAGTTTGAAAATACTGTACCTTTTTGTTGAATACTCTTTTCTTCTTAGCAAATTCATAGCAAATATCAGGCTAAAACTAATAAAAGGCtatggcatgaaaatgtttatATACAGTAGCCTACACTTTCCTATGAAAAAGGCCAACACAATTTTGTATCCGTTAATTCATGTAGCATTTTGTACAATTTAGTCCAAACTTTGTCTTCTTCGGCAGGTATAACTACAATTAACACTGGCTTAGCCTACGACAACATCGGTGTGTTACTACGATGAACTACTGACTTAGCTTATAACTTAGAGACCTATGAATATGATTACGATCATGTAGGGTATCCTATTTTTTAGGCATTGTACCATAGCTAAGTTAAGTTAGGCTAATCCTAACGTATTGCTCTATTTAcgttaattattttattaatatcaaAACAGAAGGCATAATAAATAAAACTTAGCCTACCCTGAAAGTCCCATAGGAAGTACCTTCGGTATGTTGATCACTTACCATGATGTTTAACATGAACTGGCATAGACGAAATGACACAAAATCTCGGCGGGGAGGTTGCAGACGACTTCAGCTCCTTTCAACACGAATGTAATGTAAACAATGAATGTGAACTACGTACTCTAACTAATATGATATCTGAACCCTTTGTTGATAATGATTGTTTTGATAAGTGAAACCGATGAGCCGGTACGCAGTCCAAAGTTAGACGGCAACTGTGACGTACAGATCATTTATTTCTCTAAGAGAAAATCTGAGCCAACTGCTGCAGACGTTAACCGATTATACGCACTGACTTAATCATTGGTTTACTCCAGGTTAACAACTGTATATGCACTATCCTGTCTAATCGCGAGACGTCTGTTGGTAGATttatttgtacttattttcaccAGCAGGTTGATATATAGTCATTAGTTTTTGGTAAAGGACGGTCTTATGTAAGTTACAACTGACCTTTGTGATCTGTTTAAAGTCCATGTGACGTCTATTGTATAAGCGGTACCAGGAAGGACACGgagcaaaatgaaagaaacatcaACAAACTCATAATTGTTATAGGCCAAAGGGCTAGTTGCACTTTATCTTACAATGTGACATGTATCATGTGATGTTTACTGAAACAATTGTCACCTATGAAAATTTAGTCTTATTACAACTGGCCTATGCAATATGACAACTTTTGTACCACAGTGAAAATCTTTGATCAAAGATTCTAGCTATAGTAGATCCAGCTGTTGGATAATGATCAAATAATAAAGTTGAGGTCCCGGGCCAAACGCAATAGCTAGTCACGGACGGGACATTTTATAGTATCCATTAACGGTTATATGGAATGCCAAAAGGCCGAAATGCTGTTCTGCAATATCGGATGTTGGTACATCCTCTTGCATACTATAGGCATTATATCTTTCCAATTCAGAGAAGTGAAAATGCAACTTGCCGTACGAAAGCGTACCCATGCAATCAGTATAATGAGCTGTTGCCGGGAGTTAGTAGAGAATTAAGCAACTACATCAACTAGCTGAACATTGGTCAAGAACACTGAGATATTATACAATATGGCGAATGATACTGCATGCCCACTGCCAAAAATGCTGTCATGCAAAATCGACTTGCTACATGAGCAGATATGATACCGCTTCTATAtgcaaaaaatttaaaaaatttaaaaaaaaaaaaaattaacacctAAATTGCGAAATTCAGCAGATGGATGTCCGCCTCAAAATTCGGCCAGGAACCAGATTTCTCTTGAACTATTTAAAAATCGCTGATGTGATGTGCGGATCGAGTTCCGTGAAGTTGGTACTtctgtgttgttgtttttttttgggggggggggggagggtttgcTTCTGTTCTTCGCTTGGTTTCGAGAAAAAAACTTTAATTGttcgtcatggctgcactgcagtgcTGTTGAATGGGGTGAATTggcctacctcagtatttgagaaagtgctCAGATATGCTGGGATGTACACTCTCGTACGTCTGCTCACGTGGAGTTACGGTGACTTTCTGAAAGCATTACTTAAGGCAGCGAGACTGAGATACACCCAAAGCTTTATATATCGTGGATTAGATTAATATTGCATACTACTGACTGAAAACACGATTAATTGCAAAAATCATATTGACGAAATACCCGAGATATCGACATATTTCACAAGACCGGTCTTTCAATTGCGGCAAAACCTCGGTATCGTACGGCACAGTATGTATACTGGCCTATAATAGCAACTAAACTTACGAAATATGACCAGACTTTGGCAGTTTTTTAACCATAATTTactttatattgaagaattgcTACCCAAAATGAGTTAACAAATGTATGAACAATTCTTACAACCATTCTTTCTCATGTAACTGCATGTTTATCggattaaattggtatatgccaatttaaattgacatataccgatttattttccttaccatcgatttaaattggtatatgtcgatttaaatcgatgatatgtcgaattaaactggtatatgtcgattaaaatcggtagaagtcaatttaagctgctagaaactggtatactgaagtcgaaggaaattggtatgtCGATATATATCGGTATATATggcgattccccacgatttgagactgattaCAGACCTGTACGTTCATGCGCTCTTACGCATCGCGTTTCTGGTCATTGAGAGTCTGctaactttgacatcaaatttctcTAAATAATTCTGTTTCGACTCAACGGAAACTacagtattgtttgtgtactaaaatactttagtaatagccacaaaaaaaaatcctcctCCAGTTATGCATTttaaatggcggtcccgggTGCAGGAATGTgagcgaattcacacccctgccacgttatcctctgaacacaTATCATAAAGAGATGGCTTGAAATAAGCTTTggtgttcatccacgatctaacacAGATAGGGTCTCATATatgctactgtaaggcttcgtGATCCATGGGTCTTAAAACTAAATTAATCTACATTAACCTATATGTCCCAATATACCGTTTCCAGAATGTACTGTTTGAAGTGATTACATTTGTTAATAATGCACCGACTAAATTGGAACTTGAAGCAACCGTATGCCGTAAGGACCATCATTTTAATAGATATTGCCCTTGTTAGTTGTTAGACCTTAAAGGAATGTAAATAGCGCCACTATTTCAGCTATATTACATTAAACACCCGGTGCACTACTTTAAGTTTTACAGAACAATATGGCTTCCGCCGACACAGCAGTAATGGAAGAGGTTTGTTATaaatacatgtaggcctactagtTTCAAATGTCGAAAGCGTGAGGAAAGTCTCATTTATAAGTGGTCTATCCCCTTTTCTTCAAACTGTATTTGGTGCTCGAGTATGAGTACTTTTTGATGTGACTCTTGACAAACCGCCCAATGTCCACATTTGCCCATGTGTTATGTTAGGATGGAGTTTGTACGGAGATTAGTGTTACCTCGATAACGCTAGGCCTTACTTTTGGCTCTCCCTCTCTCTATCAAATTTCACAGTCATGCTCAAAGTCTTAGGCCCTCCTTTAGAACTTGCAAATTGTAAGTTAGTATTATGTGCTTAGAGAGTGCAACTTACATTAGCGTAAAGAAAGGCAAATATGTAGGCAATTTTGTAACTTAACAATGCAAATAAATGTTGCTATTCACTGTTGAGTGCTTACAAAGTCCATTAATAATTTATATTGCAAGCTGCCATTTAGGCTTGGCTAAACTAGCCTAACAATCGGATTGCTTGGCATCAAGCAACTAGGGCCAGGCACTAAACTAACTGAGTCTTTTCCAATTGAAAAATGGTAAATTATTGCAAAAGGTTGTGTCTTTGTGAATTCAAAGTTTGCAAAGCATTTTGCTTTAGTTGGAAGCAAGTGATTTCTCTTTATAAAACATTTATCCCACTAAACTAAAAGGCTAAGGCTAAACTCAAAGATTGGCAGTTATGTATATTGTTAATCTCATGTTCTTATGATATCAGGTATGTAGAGTGTATAGCTGTAGGTCAACCAATCAAAACAGATCAATACAGATCTTTATATATATCgattttccatattttctttattctgGATCATATGAGGGTTATAAGTAAACATGCACACTCTCAACTAATGATATAATACAGTCAAGTATTGGCCCTTTAATTAATGTAGCCCTAGGCTTTCTTATTTCTCACATGTAGagctaactttttttttttcacctttagAAAACATCCGAACAGAAGATATCAGAAGATGTTGAAAAACTTGAACTGGACCCACTGATCAAGCATCCCTTGCAGAATCGTTGGTGCCTTTGGTtctttaaaaatgacaaaagcaAAGATTGGGCAGATAATCTTAGGCAAATAACATCGTTTGACACTGTAGAGGATTTTTGGGCGTAAGTGAAAGCAACTTCAATTTGGCAAGCAATGGCAATAATGTTGGCTTTATAGATATTATTGGATATACATacttgaaatcgtagtgagttgaaaatccagaacagtgcaaAAACTTCAAGCCtctaccgggattcgaacccacgcctcCCACTTATGTACTGGTCACCCTTaccactataggctatggacgctgacaTCCAGAGGTCCGAAAGGAAGGTcgtaaatttatatatatatatataatacaatgaatattaacatatttcattGCATTCGGTCAACCGTTTTACGAATCTGCAGAGATTTTTTCATTATAATATTGCAAATCAATCAAACCATTGACTAAATGCAGATTAATCTGGCAGTAATTTTGATTGAATCTCAACATTTCCTCGCATTTTTACTTAAGTACGTACAGAACTGAAAGAATTTGTTGCTCTTTTAAAGCCAGCACATTTTCATGTTATATGATGGAAGTATTTTGATCTATTTCTTAACAGTGTGTACAACCATATTCAAAGTGCAGGAAAGTTGGCTTCTGGCTGCGATTACAATTTATTCAAGGTAGGTTACTCCCTAACCTTTCCTAACCTTctctttaaatatttaacaGGGAGGATAACTCTCTTGGTTATCTCATATTTCACCTGAAGCTAAATTAAGTAGTGTCTGTGACCTGTCTGTGCGTGCATAAGACCACCCCAAAGATGAGTTGAATGCCGATGGTATCTAACAATAAGATGTATGACCTGATTACTAAACTTTTGGGTGGAAGACCAACTTTTACAATCGTACAAGTTGATTCACTTTCTTTGCATTCCAGTTCAAGCAATTAGATAAATACTGCTAGTATAACATTTGGCAGATTATAGCCATGAGTGGACCTGATTTTTATACTTTTGGGTGGAAGACAAACTTCTACAATCATTCACAATTTATGAGACTACTTTCTTACAAGGTGATGTAAAGTAATTGCCATCAACATTCAGATAGAAGATACTTCAAATTAGTTTGAACCTTTGTACTGTTCCAAACTGTGAACAAGAAAGATTTGAGTTGCCCAATTTTGTATTCAGGCCGtactaattttttttctaacataTCCCATAGCATGTTCGTGCCAAAGTGCACATTGCATACGTCACCAAAATTGGAAAATGCCAATTTTTTTACCTCGCATTGCGATTTTTGTCCATACCAGCGGACAGGCCCAGGGCATGTTCAGCAAGGTTCTCAAACTCTGGGTCATAGTTGGATATCAGACCCATGTATTTTGAGGTCCTGATAATCCTTAAACTTACTTTTGTCCGCCTTTATTTTTCAGGATGATATAAAACCGATGTGGGAGGacgagaggaataaaaccggaGGCAGATGGTTGGCTAGCTTTGACAAGAGAGGGGGTAAAGGCATAGATGTAGATAAACTCTGGCTCGAAACAGTGAGTATTGTTCTTTGGTTTGTAACAATAGGAACAAAATGTTTCGTGTAAGTCGATCATGCCAGGGGATGAGTGGGAAAAGGAAGCATCTTTGAATAAACAGTTCAGATCATGGTTTTTACGTGGAAGGTGGAGGAAAAGGGGTCTGCCTGTTCAACAACTTTTAAAGAACATATGTGCTATTATTAGTTACAGGGAGGTTattgttgtttcaaatattcGTCAGTGTTTTTGTGGTTGCTTACTgatttttggaaatattttcttaaagtttCTTACCGATTTTGTTAATTTCTTACCGTTCCAGGTGTTATGCTTGATTGGCGAAGGATTTGATGAGGAATCAGACGTCGTGAACGGTTGCGTGGTCAATGTTAGAGGGAAGGGTAACAAACTCTCTGTATGGATAGGAGATTATAAGAGGGACGAGGTGGTGCTAAAGATTGGGTTAGTTCCTTTCGTTGGGTTTATTTTTACAAGCAAAACAGCATGTGCCTCTTGCAGAAAGGAACTCTTTGACCAGCCagtttattttatgattttatgcaGAATGATAATTTAGTAAAACGTTAAATTGGCCTGTTCTTTGCGTTGCATTGAACCTGCTGGTGTATGGGTTCTCCTACCCTACCCCCCTCCCTCGCCTTTCCCACCTCATTATCACCCCACCTTGCTGCTGTCTTTTTCCCATCAGGGATATTTATGATTACTTTGTAAAAGTTGGAAATTTCTAGATTGAAGAAAGAACTAATAACACAAACATTTCTAATAGAAACTAACTTAAGATTTGCATTCATGGTAATTTACCAATGTTAGGGCAACTTGACACCTGATATGATATTTGCCCTTGAAGGATAAGCAAGAGCTGGAAAACTGAACTGTCCCAATCAACAAGCAAGAAGTGATGCAATCCTGTGaagtattgttttgtatttggaAGAGGATAAGAATAAGGCACTTTGTCAGATGTTTCGCAGAACTTGAAAGTCGGCTGCATTGAGCTTGCTGGACATAGATCTTATACttcctgctccccccccccccacccccatgttGTGATgttattcatttcttttcttttatcttaATTTAGGAGAAGATTTAAAGAGAGACTGGGATTGCCACCAAGGTTCCAAATAGCTTTTGAAGTAAGTTTTAGATGATATTGTGTTTTATAGCCTTTTTTTGTATTGATGTTGGGTGGCTTTACTCAAATTTTGCCAGTCAAATTATGATTTCAACTAATGAAGTTATAAATAAAATCAACTAACAAGGAAAATTTTGATTATTCCAGTTTGCTTTTTGTATGTGTCAGCTAATCAGTTTGGAAAAGTGTATCCAGAAAAACTTTTAACATTTGAAATCTCACTTCTTACGTTGGTGCTGtgacttaacttttttttattaaaaaacgAAACAGTCTGAACATGTCTGAGCGACATTTACGTTTGAAATATGCTCAATGTGGTCTTTTAAGACGTATATGGAAAACTGTCCTGTTAACAAAAGTTTGTTCTGTTTTGTATTATAAACTTTGATTATAATGATAGATGGAAGGAGAGAAGCATTGACCAGGAATTCATGGCGTATCGTTTCTATTCACACCCCATACAGGCACATCAAGACACGATAGTGAAAAGAGGCTCCTCGGCCAAATCCCGTTTCACTATATGATAAATGTCCACCACCATGTCCACTGTGCAGTGAGCGGTCAGCTTGCCATAATGTCGAAATGGCTCCCAGCAGGAAGTTTGGTCCAGAATATTGGGAATTTTGCAGACAACTCAAACATTGTTGCTGTGTGtattaacatcatcatcatcatctgatTAGAACAATTTATAAGACCTTTTGTTCCCCCCACTGgaagaaagaggaggaggaggttgGTGGCAGCAGCAGCAGCCGGTGGGAGAGGGAACACGTTATCGATAGGATAGGGGGGCATGCGAGCGTGTGATGACGATAAATGGCCCCAGACATTAATCTGCTGCTAAAGGACAACttacagaaagagagagagtgtgAGAGAGAGTAATAGCGAAGGGATTAACAGTCAGAGGTTCAAGTCATAATCTttaacctcttttttttttatttcacatggaacgtacatttttttcttattatacATGTAGACTTTGCTCATGGAAATCCTGATTCTGATGGAAGCAAGGAACTGTCATCCAAGTGAGACCATGTCTTTCCTCTTACCTAACGAGATGCATAGACAAACAGGTTCTATAATCGGATGGAGGAGAAATTGCATTTggtcttcatttttttctaattttttggTCTTGGGCAACCTGTGTGATGATATACCTTTCTATTTTGATATTCTTAATCTGATTGGCTACTCCAGTGTGTgaatttggaataaacgtgTGACGTATCGTACCAATTAATTTGGTATCTTACGATGTTTCAAAATTGCAAATTAATACTTTCGATGAAATGGGTAGAAACCCTGTATTGGATCTT harbors:
- the LOC139968719 gene encoding eukaryotic translation initiation factor 4E-1A-like isoform X1 produces the protein MASADTAVMEEKTSEQKISEDVEKLELDPLIKHPLQNRWCLWFFKNDKSKDWADNLRQITSFDTVEDFWAVYNHIQSAGKLASGCDYNLFKDDIKPMWEDERNKTGGRWLASFDKRGGKGIDVDKLWLETVLCLIGEGFDEESDVVNGCVVNVRGKGNKLSVWIGDYKRDEVVLKIGRRFKERLGLPPRFQIAFEAHQDTIVKRGSSAKSRFTI
- the LOC139968719 gene encoding eukaryotic translation initiation factor 4E-1A-like isoform X2, which translates into the protein MKTSEQKISEDVEKLELDPLIKHPLQNRWCLWFFKNDKSKDWADNLRQITSFDTVEDFWAVYNHIQSAGKLASGCDYNLFKDDIKPMWEDERNKTGGRWLASFDKRGGKGIDVDKLWLETVLCLIGEGFDEESDVVNGCVVNVRGKGNKLSVWIGDYKRDEVVLKIGRRFKERLGLPPRFQIAFEAHQDTIVKRGSSAKSRFTI